Proteins encoded within one genomic window of Sphingomonas cannabina:
- a CDS encoding DUF1203 domain-containing protein encodes MTYRIRGLDPAPFRHLYGLDDAALAAEQVVRMKVTAKPDAPCRVELVDVDPGETVLLVNYEHLPVATPYRSAHAIFVREGAEDAAEFVDTIPEPLAIRLLSVRAFDADGMMTDADVFEGSELDRRIEEFFADPRVAYLHAHNAGRGCFAARIDRA; translated from the coding sequence ATGACCTATCGTATCCGCGGGCTCGATCCCGCGCCGTTCCGCCACCTCTACGGCCTGGACGATGCGGCGCTGGCGGCCGAGCAGGTCGTCCGCATGAAGGTGACGGCGAAGCCCGATGCGCCGTGCCGGGTGGAGCTCGTCGACGTCGATCCGGGCGAGACGGTGCTGCTGGTCAACTACGAGCACCTGCCGGTCGCGACGCCCTATCGCAGCGCGCATGCCATCTTCGTGCGCGAGGGCGCGGAGGACGCGGCCGAGTTCGTCGACACGATACCTGAGCCGCTGGCGATCCGGCTGCTGTCGGTGCGGGCGTTCGACGCCGACGGCATGATGACCGACGCCGACGTGTTCGAGGGCAGCGAGCTCGACCGGCGGATCGAGGAATTCTTCGCCGATCCGCGCGTCGCCTATCTCCACGCCCACAATGCCGGACGCGGCTGTTTCGCCGCGCGGATCGATCGCGCCTGA
- the aceA gene encoding isocitrate lyase, whose protein sequence is MPTTFEDLVPAPTGRFDGIVRSYSADDVAKLRGSVPVEHTLARRGALKLWELLKSEDYVNALGALSGNQAMQMVRAGLKAIYLSGWQVAADANTAGQMYPDQSLYPANAGPELARRINATLQRADQIEHMEGGAARDWFAPIVADAEAGFGGPLNCFEIMKAYIAAGAAGVHYEDQLASEKKCGHLGGKVLIPTQAHVRNLDAARLAADVSGVPTLVIARTDAESAKLITSDVDERDRAFLTGERTPEGFFRLKEGTGVDHCIKRGLAFASHADLLWWETSHPNLDDARRFAEAIRREHPDKLLAYNCSPSFNWEKNLDRDTIARFQRELGAMGYKFQFVTLAGFHQLNHGMFELARGYKDRGMAAYSELQQAEFASEANGYTATKHQREVGTGYFDLVATTLAGGQSSTTALAESTEAAQFTVAA, encoded by the coding sequence GCGGACGATGTCGCGAAGCTGCGCGGCTCGGTGCCGGTCGAGCACACGCTCGCCCGCCGCGGTGCGCTCAAGCTGTGGGAGCTGCTGAAGAGCGAGGATTACGTCAACGCCCTCGGCGCGCTCAGCGGCAACCAGGCGATGCAGATGGTCCGCGCCGGGCTGAAGGCGATCTACCTGTCGGGCTGGCAGGTCGCGGCCGATGCCAACACCGCGGGCCAGATGTATCCGGACCAGTCGCTCTACCCCGCCAATGCCGGGCCGGAGCTGGCGCGCCGCATCAACGCGACGCTGCAGCGCGCCGACCAGATCGAGCATATGGAGGGCGGCGCGGCACGCGACTGGTTCGCCCCGATCGTGGCGGATGCCGAGGCCGGCTTCGGCGGGCCGCTCAACTGTTTCGAGATCATGAAGGCGTACATCGCCGCCGGCGCCGCGGGCGTGCATTACGAAGACCAGCTCGCGTCGGAGAAGAAGTGCGGGCATCTCGGCGGCAAGGTGCTGATCCCGACCCAGGCGCACGTCCGCAACCTCGACGCGGCGCGGCTGGCGGCGGACGTCTCGGGCGTGCCGACGCTGGTCATCGCCCGCACCGATGCCGAGAGTGCGAAGCTGATCACCTCCGACGTCGACGAGCGCGACCGCGCGTTCCTGACCGGCGAGCGCACGCCCGAGGGCTTCTTCCGGCTGAAGGAGGGCACCGGCGTCGACCATTGCATCAAGCGCGGCCTCGCCTTCGCCAGCCACGCCGACCTGCTGTGGTGGGAGACCTCGCATCCCAACCTCGACGACGCCAGGCGCTTCGCCGAGGCGATCCGGCGGGAGCATCCGGACAAGCTGCTCGCCTACAACTGCTCGCCGAGCTTCAACTGGGAGAAGAACCTCGACCGGGACACCATCGCCCGCTTCCAGCGCGAGCTGGGTGCGATGGGCTACAAGTTCCAGTTCGTGACCTTGGCGGGCTTCCACCAGCTCAACCACGGCATGTTCGAGCTGGCGCGCGGCTACAAGGATCGCGGCATGGCCGCCTATTCGGAGCTGCAGCAGGCCGAGTTCGCGAGCGAGGCGAACGGCTACACCGCCACCAAGCACCAGCGCGAGGTCGGCACCGGCTATTTCGACCTGGTCGCGACCACATTGGCCGGCGGCCAGAGCTCGACCACCGCGCTCGCCGAATCGACCGAGGCCGCGCAGTTCACCGTGGCCGCCTGA
- a CDS encoding GNAT family N-acetyltransferase: MIETERLLLREIVPADAPFVLELHTDPDFRANIGDRGVHDLASAERYVEERPRASYARHGFGMWAVEGKAEGVPLGMCGLLKRDWLDHVDLGYAFLPAGRGRGYALEAARATMEWAAAQGLAPVLAIVNPDNLRSLALLDHLGFARRGRVEPPGETHSVLLLQKE; encoded by the coding sequence ATGATCGAGACCGAACGGCTGCTGCTGCGCGAGATCGTGCCGGCCGACGCGCCGTTCGTGCTCGAGCTGCACACCGATCCGGATTTCCGCGCCAACATCGGCGATCGCGGCGTCCACGACCTCGCCAGTGCCGAGCGCTATGTCGAAGAAAGACCTCGGGCGAGCTATGCCCGGCACGGTTTCGGCATGTGGGCGGTCGAGGGCAAGGCCGAGGGCGTGCCGCTCGGTATGTGCGGGCTGCTCAAGCGCGACTGGCTCGATCATGTCGATCTCGGCTACGCCTTCCTGCCGGCGGGTCGCGGCCGGGGCTATGCGCTGGAGGCCGCACGCGCGACGATGGAATGGGCAGCTGCGCAAGGCCTCGCGCCGGTGTTGGCGATCGTCAATCCGGACAATCTCAGGTCGCTCGCACTGCTCGACCACCTCGGTTTCGCACGGCGCGGGCGGGTCGAGCCGCCGGGCGAAACGCACTCGGTGCTGCTGCTTCAGAAGGAATAG
- a CDS encoding S1C family serine protease yields MRFLLALFALLAFATPAHADDIAAAGRGVVRVVTIAVVEGEVVGFGHGSGFAVAPNRIVTNAHVVEPAARYPDNVLIGVVPSAGDKSYQGKLIAVDPARDLALIEFSGVSLPPLTLYAGPADEGDALIALGYPGNVDVATAQSMSDFIRPQSPVRSQGVYSGARSIAGVNMLLHTANIARGNSGGPLLDRCGRVIGVNSAITNGEQGDANFGFAIADSELTAFLREAKQPVASVGVPCLSIEDRLAADSAAAASAREQAEADAAAVAAQTRADREAALDQARDRNLTIRENFIGGATLLLVLGALGLGGAGLLATRRDPRARQAAIAGGALMAVAVIVFFLRPGFDPASVKVAAPKTRTTAADSGTGRMICTLDPARSRVTVSATQNVALSYGGDGCINGRTQYAEDGHGGWERVLVPDEEATVSVLGYQPATRTYTSTRYLLGDEAMSRARELRKGVTLKTCSADPAARAALASQQSAIRSSLPQRWNERLVYSCKAVP; encoded by the coding sequence GTGCGGTTCCTGCTCGCCCTGTTCGCCCTGCTGGCCTTCGCGACTCCGGCGCACGCCGACGACATCGCTGCCGCCGGGCGCGGCGTGGTGCGGGTCGTCACCATCGCGGTGGTCGAGGGTGAGGTGGTCGGCTTCGGCCACGGCAGCGGCTTCGCCGTCGCGCCCAACCGGATCGTCACCAACGCCCATGTCGTCGAGCCGGCGGCGCGCTATCCCGACAACGTCCTGATCGGCGTCGTCCCCTCGGCGGGCGACAAGAGCTATCAGGGCAAGCTGATCGCGGTCGATCCCGCGCGCGACCTGGCGCTCATCGAATTCTCGGGCGTGAGCCTGCCGCCGCTGACGCTCTATGCAGGTCCTGCCGACGAGGGCGACGCGCTGATCGCGCTCGGCTATCCCGGCAACGTCGACGTCGCCACCGCCCAGTCGATGAGCGACTTCATCAGGCCGCAGTCGCCGGTACGCTCGCAGGGCGTCTATTCGGGCGCGCGGTCGATCGCCGGGGTCAACATGCTGCTCCACACCGCCAACATCGCGCGCGGCAACTCCGGCGGACCGCTGCTCGACCGCTGCGGGCGCGTGATCGGGGTCAATTCGGCGATCACCAACGGCGAGCAGGGCGACGCGAACTTCGGCTTCGCCATCGCCGATTCGGAGCTGACCGCGTTCCTGCGGGAGGCGAAGCAGCCGGTCGCCTCGGTCGGCGTGCCCTGCCTCTCGATCGAGGACCGGCTCGCCGCCGACAGCGCCGCCGCTGCCAGCGCGCGCGAGCAGGCCGAGGCCGACGCGGCCGCCGTCGCGGCGCAGACCCGCGCCGACCGCGAGGCTGCGCTCGACCAGGCGCGCGACCGCAACCTGACGATCCGCGAGAATTTCATCGGCGGCGCGACGCTTCTGCTGGTGCTGGGCGCACTCGGGCTCGGTGGCGCCGGATTGCTCGCGACGCGCCGCGATCCGCGCGCACGGCAGGCGGCAATCGCTGGCGGCGCGCTGATGGCCGTGGCGGTGATCGTCTTCTTCCTGCGCCCGGGCTTCGATCCCGCATCGGTCAAGGTCGCCGCGCCCAAGACTCGGACGACAGCCGCCGATTCCGGCACCGGCAGGATGATCTGCACGCTCGATCCCGCGCGCAGCCGCGTGACGGTGAGCGCGACGCAGAATGTGGCGCTGAGCTACGGCGGCGACGGCTGCATCAACGGCCGCACCCAATATGCCGAGGACGGTCACGGCGGCTGGGAACGCGTGCTGGTGCCCGACGAGGAGGCGACCGTCTCGGTCCTCGGCTATCAGCCGGCGACGCGGACCTACACCAGTACCCGCTACCTGCTCGGCGACGAGGCGATGAGCCGCGCCCGCGAGCTCCGCAAGGGCGTGACGCTCAAGACCTGCTCGGCCGATCCCGCCGCCCGCGCGGCGCTCGCCAGCCAGCAGTCGGCGATCCGCTCGTCGCTGCCGCAGCGCTGGAACGAGCGGCTGGTCTATTCGTGCAAGGCGGTGCCCTGA
- a CDS encoding DUF2490 domain-containing protein yields MRRICLALLALTAPAAAHAQQADEQLWLQANATTQTGDTTLTFETIGRFSDDADGFSHSEIGGLASVPVAKGVDLAFGYRHVEDWDHGHALPNEERLRQMVTVALGSGFAVRARFEQRFNSSGNEVGFRVRPQLRFTRPLTRGGLALFATHESYFNANTTRWGQRRGYERIRNAFGLSFPLLKALRADLGYLNQLRFGRRGARDRMDHAMTFAFNYSF; encoded by the coding sequence ATGCGCCGCATCTGCCTTGCCCTTCTTGCCTTGACCGCCCCGGCCGCCGCCCATGCGCAGCAGGCCGACGAGCAGCTGTGGCTGCAGGCAAACGCGACGACGCAGACGGGAGATACGACGCTGACCTTCGAGACGATCGGCCGCTTCAGCGATGATGCCGATGGCTTCTCCCACTCGGAGATCGGCGGGCTCGCGAGCGTGCCGGTGGCGAAGGGCGTCGACCTCGCCTTCGGCTATCGCCACGTCGAGGACTGGGACCATGGCCATGCGCTGCCCAACGAGGAGCGACTGCGCCAGATGGTGACGGTGGCACTCGGCAGCGGCTTCGCCGTGCGCGCTCGGTTCGAGCAGCGCTTCAATTCGAGCGGCAACGAGGTGGGATTCCGGGTGAGGCCGCAACTGCGCTTCACCCGTCCGCTCACGCGCGGCGGCCTGGCGCTGTTCGCGACGCATGAAAGCTATTTCAACGCGAACACGACCAGATGGGGCCAACGCCGCGGCTACGAACGGATCCGCAATGCGTTCGGGCTGTCGTTTCCGCTGCTGAAGGCGTTGCGCGCCGATCTCGGCTACCTCAACCAACTCCGCTTCGGCCGGCGCGGTGCGCGCGACCGCATGGATCACGCGATGACCTTCGCGTTCAACTATTCCTTCTGA
- a CDS encoding primosomal protein N' translates to MARARVIVMNSALGPLDYRVPHGMEVEPGSIVVAPLGPRQLLGVAWEPDRLATEEVGDNRLRNLLAVADAPPIPAPLRRLVEWTADYYLAPLAAVLRMALSSTSALEGGKTIVEYRATGEPPDRMTAQREQALERIGDRQGLIRELATIADVSEGVIRGLVKAGALEGIAVDLDSPYPEPDPNHAPPELTKDQAYAAGILQASVAAKDFEPFLLDGVTGSGKTEVYLEGVAEALREGKQALVLLPEIALTEPFLKRFHARFGVEPVAWHSGLRQSQRRRAWRQIAAGQAKVVVGARSALFLPYPRLGLIVVDEAHETSFKQEDGVHYHARDVAVMRGRFEGCPVVLASATPAIETRHQVELGRYRELKLPGRYGKAELPAIEAIDLLAEPPERGRWIAPRLVRAIDETLERGEQVLLFLNRRGYAPLTLCRTCGHRFQCPNCTAWMVEHRLIRRLACHHCGHVIPTPRACPECESEDSLVACGPGVERIADEARALFPDAKIAIVTSDTIWSPAKAAEFVGRMEAGDIDIVVGTQLVTKGYHFPNLTLVGVIDADLGLEGGDLRAAERTFQQIMQVAGRAGRGEKPGTVLVQTHAPKARVIEALVSGDAEAFYAAETEARRDADAPPFGRFAAIVVSSEDKAAADETARVIARAAPEVDGMDVFGPAPAPLAMLRGRHRFRLLVHATRQLDVQDVIRDWLGALDWPAKVRVAVDVDPYNFL, encoded by the coding sequence ATGGCACGGGCACGCGTGATTGTCATGAATTCGGCGCTGGGACCGCTCGACTATCGCGTGCCGCACGGCATGGAGGTCGAGCCGGGCTCGATCGTGGTCGCGCCGCTGGGGCCGCGCCAGCTGCTCGGCGTGGCTTGGGAACCGGATCGGCTCGCGACCGAAGAGGTCGGCGACAACCGGCTGCGCAACCTGCTCGCGGTCGCCGATGCACCGCCGATCCCGGCGCCCCTCCGCCGGCTCGTCGAATGGACCGCCGACTATTATCTCGCGCCGCTCGCAGCGGTGCTGAGGATGGCGCTGTCCTCCACTTCGGCGCTGGAGGGCGGCAAGACCATCGTCGAGTATCGCGCGACCGGCGAACCGCCCGACCGCATGACCGCGCAACGCGAGCAGGCGCTGGAACGGATCGGCGATCGCCAGGGCCTGATCCGCGAGCTCGCGACGATCGCCGATGTCTCCGAGGGCGTGATCCGCGGATTGGTCAAGGCCGGCGCGCTGGAGGGGATCGCGGTCGACCTTGACAGCCCCTATCCCGAGCCCGATCCGAACCATGCCCCTCCTGAGCTCACCAAGGATCAGGCCTATGCCGCCGGCATCCTCCAGGCATCCGTCGCAGCGAAGGATTTCGAGCCGTTTCTGCTCGACGGCGTCACCGGATCAGGCAAGACCGAGGTCTATCTGGAAGGCGTCGCCGAGGCGCTGCGCGAGGGCAAGCAGGCGCTCGTGCTGTTGCCCGAGATCGCCCTGACCGAGCCGTTCCTCAAACGCTTCCACGCGCGGTTCGGCGTCGAGCCGGTGGCGTGGCACTCCGGCCTCAGGCAGTCGCAGCGCCGCCGCGCCTGGCGCCAGATCGCGGCCGGACAGGCCAAGGTGGTGGTCGGCGCCCGATCGGCACTGTTCCTGCCCTACCCCAGGCTCGGCCTGATCGTGGTCGACGAGGCGCACGAGACCAGCTTCAAGCAGGAGGACGGCGTCCATTACCACGCCCGCGACGTCGCGGTGATGCGTGGACGTTTTGAAGGCTGCCCCGTGGTGCTCGCCTCCGCCACCCCGGCGATCGAGACACGCCATCAGGTCGAGCTCGGCCGCTATCGCGAGCTCAAGCTGCCCGGCCGCTATGGCAAGGCCGAGCTGCCGGCGATCGAGGCGATCGACCTGCTCGCCGAGCCGCCCGAGCGCGGCCGCTGGATCGCCCCGCGCCTCGTCCGCGCGATCGACGAGACGCTGGAGCGCGGTGAGCAGGTGCTGCTGTTCCTCAACCGCCGCGGCTACGCGCCGCTCACCTTGTGCCGGACCTGCGGGCATCGCTTCCAATGCCCCAACTGCACCGCCTGGATGGTCGAGCACCGGCTGATCCGCCGCCTTGCCTGCCATCATTGCGGTCACGTCATCCCGACGCCGCGCGCCTGCCCGGAATGCGAGAGCGAGGACAGCCTGGTCGCCTGCGGCCCCGGCGTCGAGCGCATCGCCGACGAGGCCAGGGCGCTGTTCCCGGACGCGAAGATTGCGATCGTCACCTCCGACACCATCTGGTCGCCGGCCAAGGCGGCGGAGTTCGTCGGGCGGATGGAAGCGGGCGATATCGACATCGTCGTCGGCACCCAGCTCGTCACCAAGGGCTATCACTTCCCCAATCTGACGCTGGTCGGGGTGATCGACGCCGACCTCGGCCTCGAAGGCGGCGACCTGCGCGCCGCGGAGCGCACCTTCCAGCAGATCATGCAGGTCGCCGGCCGCGCCGGCCGCGGCGAGAAGCCGGGCACGGTGCTGGTCCAGACCCATGCGCCCAAGGCTCGCGTGATCGAGGCGCTGGTCTCGGGCGATGCCGAAGCCTTCTACGCTGCCGAGACCGAAGCACGACGCGACGCCGACGCACCGCCGTTCGGCCGCTTCGCCGCCATCGTGGTGTCGAGCGAGGACAAAGCCGCCGCTGATGAGACCGCCCGCGTCATCGCCCGCGCCGCGCCGGAGGTCGACGGGATGGACGTGTTCGGCCCGGCCCCCGCCCCGCTCGCGATGCTGCGCGGCCGCCATCGCTTCCGCCTGCTGGTACATGCGACACGGCAGCTCGACGTGCAGGACGTGATCCGCGACTGGCTGGGCGCACTGGATTGGCCCGCGAAGGTGCGGGTGGCGGTGGACGTCGATCCCTATAACTTCCTGTAA
- the fsa gene encoding fructose-6-phosphate aldolase has translation MKFFVDTADTAEIRDLAESGLVDGVTTNPSLIHKAGRNFLEVVKEICAITDGPVSAEVVALDHEGMMREAEVVRKIADNVAVKVPLTIDGLKTCKALTGDGTMVNVTLCFSANQALLAAKAGATFVSPFVGRHDDVGFDGMQLIADIRQIYDNYDFDTEILVASVRHPIHVYEAARIGADVMTAPPAVIRQLVKHPLTDKGIEGFLADWAKTGQTIG, from the coding sequence ATGAAATTCTTCGTCGACACCGCCGACACCGCCGAAATCCGCGATCTCGCCGAGAGCGGGCTGGTCGACGGCGTCACCACCAATCCCTCGCTGATCCACAAGGCGGGCCGTAACTTCCTCGAGGTGGTGAAGGAAATCTGCGCGATCACCGACGGTCCCGTCTCGGCCGAAGTGGTCGCGCTCGACCACGAAGGCATGATGCGCGAGGCCGAGGTGGTGCGGAAGATCGCCGACAACGTCGCGGTCAAGGTGCCGCTCACCATCGACGGACTCAAGACCTGCAAGGCGCTGACCGGCGATGGCACCATGGTGAACGTGACCCTGTGTTTCTCCGCCAACCAGGCGCTGCTCGCGGCCAAGGCGGGGGCGACCTTCGTCTCGCCGTTCGTGGGGCGGCACGACGACGTCGGGTTCGACGGGATGCAGCTCATCGCCGACATCCGCCAGATCTACGACAATTACGACTTCGACACCGAGATCCTGGTCGCGAGCGTGCGCCACCCGATCCACGTCTACGAGGCCGCACGGATCGGCGCCGACGTGATGACCGCCCCGCCCGCCGTGATCCGCCAGCTCGTCAAGCATCCGCTCACCGACAAGGGGATCGAGGGCTTCCTGGCCGACTGGGCGAAGACGGGGCAGACGATCGGCTAG